One genomic window of Motacilla alba alba isolate MOTALB_02 chromosome 3, Motacilla_alba_V1.0_pri, whole genome shotgun sequence includes the following:
- the ZNF292 gene encoding zinc finger protein 292 isoform X3 — MCSISISPAAARGDVLCLIDGAGLATCIELCVKALRLESSENADVKISICKTISCLLPDDLEVKRACQLSEFLLEPTVDAYYAVEMLYNQPDQKYDEENLPIPNSLRCELLLVLKTQWPFDPEFWDWKTLKRQCLALMGEEASIVSSIDELNDSEVYEKVEDGQEDSKEASLNGLAGIDEATSLLRGIRDEKQKKREIKKLRERGFISARFRNWQAYMQYCVLCDKEFLGHRIVRHAQKHYKDGIYSCPICAQNFNSKENFVPHVTLHVKKSSKERLAAMKPLRRLGRPPKIATANENQKTNSVSKQEQRPIKKNSLYSTDFIVFNDNDGSDDENDDKDKPYIPEIVPVQKPPPVNEFTCPVTLCKKGFKYFKNLIAHAKGHKDNEEAKRFLEMQSKKVICQYCRRHFVSVTHLNDHLQMHCGSKPYICIQMKCKAGFNSYAELLTHRREHQVFRAKCMFPKCGRVFSEAYLLYDHEAQHYNTYTCRVTGCGKVYRSQNELEKHVEDHNKQSEKEEQPENQTNQTDLSQPSKANESTDGVAVKEELTSPPAENRSSFNEGENVWNQIKAEPVGNEGVNASVSVLQQSNSLPNAGSEHSPMGSVKTEEAVPAGSIKLSVVNQKIRDNFVKRGKLAATASKVDTTKPGVQQLCPAVDSCLPVFQERKEEGCLSQTQNVQTVSVTSDTLKPEALESKSLERQVSIVNPFSMQNQTGYRNGVPISKLEIEDSIKAAANLYNLPLKTLESIAFIPSQPNINSSLVPAVSPAAPVQKFNCQVEGCTRTYNSSQSIGKHMKAAHPDEYAAFKMQRKNKKPRKSSNLQNVPNDGKVVYLMPSQVGNPNGAAFTAQNKSNLNPTCSSQVQHVSSTLFPTHLENLANPMLPMVESVINPNLSARIKSEPESVLCSQMENLSAATLPSQLDDLAKTVMPLNIDGGSDPFLPLPAENGPMSLFPSSAENPPNSVFSQLENNTNSFSLQLEGNTNSTFPKEESVDQIFPSQLNNENNFNETSSQHPASEKVKKDRGRGSNGKERKPKHNKRAKWPAIIRDGKFICSRCFRVFTNPRSLGGHLSKRSYCKPLEGSEISPEALQANGQSLLASMILSSNSLNLQQPQESAFNPEACFKDPSFLQLLAAENRSALQTMFPRAGVTNFNTSGNEEGNQIIKQALETAGIPSSFDNTEALPRVVTTSCVSGTTQINAAVLPSSATPSLLQTVCNPSALLTDQNRTLNAKIPPLNECKTLPVFATEDLMLKTVENGLCPSSYSNTVAAAQNFAGNSSRVSVISSPKNSGSSNLNKKGTSSSKRKRKTPTPLLVPSTSQKLAVNNATVMGLLTKSTEGNMQIQGESFQSNLLANCGSQTVVENLAQKLSNVDNQLFMASIKDNFKTNLEARTVLPPLTVKTENGDSQMMPANSCVPANSEKQISQDSVMQNFEKTLEIIKTAMNSQMLEVKTEIQDTVAASGQNLQVNNTQAASDNSAHSVKLPTSTQFTLHTGNVTAAKDSSAQAEIPQKDDTQMSEILEGLQKLKLEDDSPIPISETVSQCPPADKLAPAVPVVSLENKPFIQLSPEASNIQFSDRVNKPFVCQNPGCSYSAMTKDALFKHYGKIHQYTAEMILEIKKHQLKYAPFKCVVATCPKTFTRNSNLRAHCQLVHHFTTEEMVKLKIKRPYGRRSQNETVNTAPQPVEIKTVQTLVIENKTVAPLVKEIQMKEAVEPVKVLEKLLPENNIPERLEKPPQVVSVPLEQHNPASFDSTQEQARVRKARKHRKEKEERNGRKPVAKSLEFPTRYSPYRPYRCVHQGCFAAFTIQQNLILHYQAVHKSDLPAFSAEVEEENEQGREEREEVETKPAVREFRCEVNDCSRIFQEVTSLIQHYMKLHDMTPEQIGSMKSPPEVGRFFCDQSQCKSSFTAYLNYVVHLETEHSVEIKPNKVEDDGMFKCDCEGCDRIYATRSNLLRHIFNKHNDRHKDHLIRPRRLTPGQENISSKANQEKPLKSKQRGLKNRSGREGNRLSVKTKRKKNVNLENKNSKGIQVQENKAYSLKRGKYVYLIKARNDALSECTSRFITQYPCMIKGCSSVVTSESNIIRHYKCHKLSKAFTSQHRNLLIVSKKHSVSQVKEASCEQEETDKKTDVKEPEPSLTVSNNDSSTTTLSQKETEKGEKDEVDELTELFITKLINEDSSTAENQAKISSSVNSDLQETSSCPSEKQKSNNLKRANKEKNVSQSKRKRAEKKEEALPSGVSSLHKEEETAVAIQTAEEQPAAFDWSSFKPMGFEVSFLKFLEESAVKQKKNSEREYHSSGTKKGSHSNSRKASEKAPVASDSVSWSCSETETLVLFANPSRLPCGDNVKIVLDKTLKDCTEHVLKQLQEMRPVVSLRKLEGRWEDNPEVIAAKVIVLGTEEGESKY; from the exons ATGTGCAGCATTTCTATCTCGCCAGCTGCAGCAAGGGGAGATGTACTGTGCCTG ATTGATGGTGCTGGACTTGCAACGTGCATTGAACTGTGTGTGAAAGCATTGCGCTTGGAATCCAGTGAAAATGCAGATGTCAAGATATCTATTTGCAAGACTATCTCCTGCTTACTTCCAGATGATTTGGAGGTGAAACGTGCTTGTCAGCTGAGTGAATTTCTGCTGGAACCCACTGTGGATGCATATTATGCTGTTGAAATGCTATATAATCAGCCTGACCAGAAGTATGATGAAGAAAATCTTCCAATACCAAATTCTTTGCGCTGTGAGCTCTTACTTGTACTGAAAACTCAGTGGCCTTTTGATCCAGAGTTCTGGGACTGGAAAACTCTAAAGCGTCAGTGTCTGGCACTTATGGGAGAGGAGGCATCCATCGTGTCATCCATAGATGAACTAAATGATAGTGAAGTTTATGAGAAGGTTGAGGATGGCCAAGAAGACAGTAAAGAAGCTTCTCTGAATGGGCTTGCTGGCATTGATGAGGCTACCAGCCTTCTTAGGGGTATCagagatgaaaagcagaaaaagagagaaatcaaAAAACTCAGAGAGAGGGGGTTCATATCAGCTAGATTTAGGAACTGGCAAGCTTACATGCAGTATTGTGTGTTATGTGACAAGGAATTCCTAGGTCATAGAATAGTCAGACATGCACAGAAACATTATAAAGATGGAATTTACAGTTGCCCTATTTGTGCccaaaattttaattctaaagaaaattttgttcCCCATGTAACTTTGCATGTGAAAAAATCTAGCAAAGAGAGATTGGCTGCTATGAAACCACTGAGGCGGCTGGGAAGACCTCCTAAAATAGCAACTGCCAATGAGAATCAGAAAACTAATTCTGTATCCAAACAGGAGCAGCGACCCATTAAGAAGAACAGCCTCTATTCAACAGACTTCATTGTGTTTAATGATAACGATGGTTCAGATGATGAAAACGATGACAAAGATAAACCTTACATACCGGAGATAGTGCCGGTTCAAAAACCTCCCCCTGTTAATGAATTCACCTGCCCTGTAACACTTTGTAAAAAaggctttaaatattttaaaaatctaatagCACACGCAAAGGGCCATAAAGATAATGAAGAAGCTAAACGTTTTCTTGAAATGCAGAGCAAAAAAGTGATTTGCCAGTACTGTAGACGACATTTTGTAAGTGTTACTCACCTGAATGATCATTTACAGATGCACTGTGGCAGCAAGCCTTATATCTGCATACAGATGAAGTGTAAGGCTGGCTTTAACAGTTACGCTGAGCTGCTGACCCATAGGAGAGAGCATCAAGTCTTCAGAGCTAAGTGTATGTTTCCCAAATGTGGCAGAGTGTTTTCTGAAGCCTATTTACTCTATGATCACGAAGCACAACACTATAATACCTATACCTGCAGAGTCACAGGCTGTGGGAAGGTGTACCGCTCACAGAACGAACTGGAGAAGCATGTGGAGGATCACAACAAGCAGTCTGAAAAAGAAGAGCAGCCTGAAAACCAAACTAACCAAACTGATCTTAGTCAGCCTTCTAAAGCTAATGAAAGTACTGATGGAGTTGCAGTTAAAGAGGAATTGACATCTCCTCCAGCTGAAAACCGAAGCAGCTTCAATGAAGGAGAAAACGTCTGGAACCAAATCAAAGCAGAACCAGTAGGGAATGAAGGTGTAAATGCATCCGTGAGTGTACTGCAGCAAAGCAATTCCTTGCCTAATGCTGGTTCAGAGCACTCCCCTATGGGTTCAGTAAAAACGGAAGAAGCagttccagcaggcagcattaAGCTGTCCGTTGTTAACCAGAAGATCCGAGATAACTTTGTAAAAAGAGGTAAATTGGCTGCTACTGCCAGTAAAGTGGATACTACTAAACCTGGAGTCCAGCAGTTGTGCCCAGCAGTTGACTCTTGTCTTCCAGTTTTCcaagagagaaaggaggaaggcTGTCTCAGTCAGACTCAGAATGTTCAAACTGTTTCTGTGACCTCAGACACATTAAAACCAGAAGCCCTTGAATCAAAAAGCTTAGAAAGACAAGTGAGCATTGTAAATCCATTCAGCATGCAGAATCAGACGGGGTATCGAAACGGTGTACCCATTTCCAAACTTGAAATTGAAGACAGTATTAAAGCTGCAGCTAATCTGTATAACCTGCCTTTAAAAACTTTAGAAAGTATTGCATTTATTCCATCACAGCCTAACATAAATAGCTCTTTAGTTCCAGCTGTgtcaccagcagccccagttcAGAAATTTAATTGTCAGGTTGAGGGGTGTACTCGAACATACAATTCGTCACAGAGCATTGGCAAACACATGAAGGCAGCCCACCCTGATGAatatgctgcttttaaaatgcagcgtaaaaataagaaaccacggaaatccagcaatcTGCAAAATGTGCCGAACGATGGGAAGGTTGTATATCTTATGCCATCACAGGTGGGCAATCCCAATGGTGCTGCTTTTACTGCACAGAACAAATCAAATTTGAATCCCACCTGTTCCAGTCAAGTGCAGCATGTCTCAAGTACTCTTTTCCCAACCCACCTAGAAAATCTGGCGAATCCTATGTTGCCTATGGTGGAAAGTGTCATAAATCCAAATTTGTCTGCTCGTATAAAAAGTGAGCCTGAGAGTGTTTTGTGTTCACAAATGGAAAATTTGTCTGCTGCAACCTTACCTTCCCAGTTGGATGATCTGGCAAAAACAGTTATGCCTCTGAATATTGATGGCGGTTCAgatccttttcttcctttgcctgCGGAAAATGGTCCAATGTCTCTATTTCCTTCATCAGCAGAGAATCCTCCAAATTCAGTCTTCTCACAACTGGAAAATAACACAAATAGCTTTTCTTTGCAGCTAGAAGGAAACACTAACTCTACCTTCCCAAAAGAGGAGAGTGTTGATCAAATATTTCCCTCACAAttgaataatgaaaataacttCAATGAAACTAGTTCTCAGCACCCAGCTTCAGAAAAGGTCAAAAAAGATCGTGGCAGGGGCTcaaatgggaaagaaaggaagccAAAGCACAACAAACGAGCAAAGTGGCCAGCAATAATTAGAGATGGCAAATTTATCTGTAGCAGGTGTTTCAGAGTTTTTACTAATCCTAGATCACTTGGTGGTCACTTATCTAAGAGGTCTTACTGTAAGCCTCTTGAAGGATCAGAAATTTCTCCAGAAGCTCTGCAGGCTAATGGACAATCTTTGCTTGCCAGTATGATTCTTTCTTCAAATTCATTAAACCTGCAGCAACCTCAGGAGTCTGCCTTCAATCCAGAGGCCTGTTTTAAAGATCCATCATTCCTCCAGTTACTTGCAGCTGAAAATCGTTCTGCACTGCAGACTATGTTTCCACGGGCCGGTGTGACTAACTTTAACACTAGTGGGAATGAGGAAGGTAATCAAATTATAAAGCAAGCCTTGGAAACTGCAGGCATCCCGAGTAGCTTTGATAACACAGAAGCACTTCCACGTGTGGTTACAACAAGTTGTGTCTCTGGTACCACTCAGATAAATGCAGCCGTtctccccagctcagccacGCCCTCTCTGCTGCAGACAGTCTGTAACCCCAGTGCCCTGCTGACAGACCAAAACAGGACCCTCAATGCCAAAATTCCTCCACTAAATGAATGCAAGACTTTGCCTGTTTTTGCAACAGAGGACTTAATGCTAAAGACCGTTGAAAATGGCTTGTGTCCTAGCTCATATTCTAACACTgttgcagcagcacaaaactTTGCAGGGAACAGTTCACGAGTTTCAGTTATAAGTAGTCCCAAGAATTCGGGATCAAGCAACTTGAATAAGAAGGGAACCAGCTCCtcaaagaggaagagaaaaacacctACACCCCTGCTTGTGCCCAGTACATCACAGAAATTAGCAGTAAACAATGCAACAGTAATGGGACTTCTAACCAAAAGCACTGAAGGAAACATGCAAATACAGGGAGAAAGTTTTCAGTCCAACTTGCTGGCAAATTGTGGCTCTCAAACAGTGGTGGAAAACCTTGCACAGAAACTTAGTAATGTTGACAATCAATTATTCATGGCCAGTATCAAagataatttcaaaacaaaccTTGAGGCTCGTACAGTTCTGCCCCCTTTAAcagtaaaaactgaaaatgggGATTCCCAAATGATGCCTGCAAATTCTTGTGTGCCGGCAAATTCGGAGAAACAGATTTCACAGGACAGTGTTATGCAGAACTTCGAAAAAACCctggaaataattaaaactgCTATGAATTCACAGATGCTTGAggtgaaaactgaaattcaggATACTGTTGCTGCTTCAGGACAGAACTTGCAAGTAAATAACACCCAGGCTGCTTCAGATAATTCTGCACACAGTGTAAAATTACCCACTTCTACACAGTTTACTCTGCACACAGGGAATGTTACTGCTGCAAAGGATAGCTCTGCACAGGCTGAGATACCTCAAAAGGATGATACTCAAATGTCAGAAATTTTGGAAGGCTTGCAAAAACTGAAGCTAGAAGATGATTCTCCCATTCCAATCTCTGAGACTGTTTCTCAGTGTCCTCCAGCAGATAAGCTAGCACCAGCAGTTCCTGTTGTATCACTTGAAAATAAACCCTTCATCCAGCTATCTCCTGAGGCAAGTAACATTCAATTTAGTGATAGAGTTAATAAACCTTTTGTATGTCAGAATCCTGGCTGCAGTTACAGTGCTATGACAAAAGACGCATTATTTAAACACTATGGCAAGATCCATCAGTACACTGCAGAAATGATactagaaataaagaaacatcAGCTGAAGTATGCCCCATTCAAATGTGTTGTAGCTACCTGTCCAAAAACATTCACAAGAAACTCTAATCTCCGAGCACACTGTCAGCTTGTACATCATTTCACAACAGAGGAGatggtaaaattaaaaattaagaggCCTTATGGCAGAAGATCTCAAAATGAAACTGTAAACACAGCCCCACAACCTGTTGAAATAAAAACTGTGCAGACACTAGtaatagaaaacaaaactgtagCTCCATTGGTCAAAGAAATTCAGATGAAGGAAGCTGTAGAGCCTGTAAAAGTATTGGAAAAACTTCTACCAGAAAATAATATTCCTGAAAGACTGGAAAAACCTCCCCAGGTGGTTTCTGTTCCACTGGAGCAGCATAATCCAGCATCTTTTGATAGTACGCAGGAGCAAGCCAGAGTACGCAAGGCTAGgaagcacaggaaggaaaaggaggagaggaatgGTAGGAAGCCCGTAGCAAAATCTCTGGAGTTTCCCACTAGGTACAGCCCTTACAGACCCTACCGGTGCGTCCATCAGGGCTGCTTTGCGGCTTTCACAATACAACAAAACCTAATTCTTCATTACCAGGCTGTGCACAAATCAGACCTCcctgctttctctgctgaagtggaggaggaaaatgagcaAGGCAGAGAGGAACGTGAGGAGGTGGAAACCAAACCTGCTGTCAGAGAGTTCAGGTGTGAGGTGAATGACTGCTCTCGTATCTTCCAGGAAGTTACCAGCTTGATACAGCATTATATGAAACTTCATGACATGACCCCAGAGCAAATTGGAAGCATGAAATCACCTCCAGAGGTGGGAAGGTTTTTTTGTGACCAGTCTCAGTGTAAGTCTTCATTTACAGCGTATCTTAATTATGTTGTGCATCTTGAGACAGAGCACAGTGTTGAGATAAAGCCAAACAAGGTAGAAGATGACGGCATGTTCAAGTGTGACTGTGAGGGCTGTGACCGTATTTACGCTACTAGGTCTAACCTCTTGAGGCATATTTTTAACAAACACAATGACAGGCATAAAGATCATCTAATAAGACCCAGGAGGCTGACACCAGgccaggaaaacatttcaagcAAAGCAAATCAGGAGAAACCGTTGAAGTCTAAACAGAGAGGACTCAAAAACAGATCGGGAAGAGAGGGTAACAGGCTGTCAGTGAAAACAAAACGGAAGAAGAATGTGAACTTGGAAAATAAGAACTCAAAAGGAATACAAGTTCAGGAAAATAAGGCTTATTCACTGAAACGTGGCAAGTACGTGTATTTAATAAAGGCCAGAAACGATGCCTTGTCGGAATGTACAAGCAGGTTCATAACTCAGTATCCATGTATGATAAAGGGGTGTTCATCCGTAGTCACAAGCGAAAGTAACATAATAAGGCATTATAAATGTCACAAACTGTCCAAAGCTTTTACTTCCCAACACAGAAATCTTCTTATTGTATCTAAAAAACACTCTGTCTCCCAAGTAAAGGAAGCCTCTTGTGAGCAGGAGGAAACTGATAAAAAAACTGATGTGAAAGAGCCTGAACCGAGTTTGACAGTGAGCAATAATGATTCAAGCACAACTACCTTATcacaaaaagaaactgaaaaaggtGAGAAGGACGAAGTGGATGAACTGACGGAACTATTCATTACTAAACTAATTAATGAGGATTCTTCAACAGCTGAAAATCAAGCAAAAATCTCTTCCAGTGTAAATAGTGACTTGCAGGAgaccagctcctgcccctcagagaagcaaaaatcaaacaacctgaaaagagcaaataaagaaaaaaatgtatctcaGAGTAAGAGAAAGAGAGctgagaaaaaagaggaagcaCTGCCCAGTGGTGTGAGTAGCCTGCACAAGGAGGAGGAGACTGCTGTTGCTATTCAAACGGCCGAGGAGCAACCTGCGGCTTTTGACTGGAGCTCGTTCAAGCCAATGGGTTTTGAAGTGTCATTCCTCAAGTTTCTTGAAGAATCTGCtgtgaagcaaaagaaaaactctgAAAGAGAATACCATAGCAGTGGAACCAAAAAAGGATCCCATTCAAACTCTCGGAAAGCCAGCGAGAAGGCCCCCGTAGCAAGCGATAGCGTCTCTTGGTCGTGTTCTGAAACTGAAACCCTTGTGCTGTTTGCCAACCCATCACGGCTTCCATGTGGTGATAATGTAAAGATAGTGTTAGACAAGACTCTTAAAGACTGCACTGAGCATGTGTTGAAGCAGCTTCAGGAAATGAGACCTGTGGTCAGTTTGAGAAAGCTGGAAGGACGTTGGGAGGATAATCCAGAGGTTATAGCTGCAAAAGTAATTGTTTTGGGTACTGAGGAAGGGGaatcaaaatactga